The following proteins are encoded in a genomic region of Odontesthes bonariensis isolate fOdoBon6 chromosome 19, fOdoBon6.hap1, whole genome shotgun sequence:
- the LOC142369541 gene encoding C-type natriuretic peptide 2-like — protein sequence MAASSSFLLPVLLLLFLTVTVETRSSHPRDDRQVFGSLFGSRIAALILDPPPSDDITEGSAGRPAFPSLSDDEASGPVGRRAEVPRFFVDFLRRQAKTRRRSRKSMVGGRGCFGMKMDRIGSISGLGC from the exons ATGgctgcctcctcctcctttctccttcctgtcctcctcctcctcttcctcaccgtTACCGTGGAGACGAGATCTTCCCATCCAAGAGACGACAGACAG GTCTTCGGCTCTCTGTTCGGCTCTCGCATCGCCGCCCTCATCCTGGACCCGCCCCCGTCCGATGACATCACAGAAGGCTCTGCCGGACGGCCGGCCTTCCCGTCCCTGAGCGACGATGAAGCGAGCGGGCCGGTGGGACGGCGGGCGGAGGTCCCTCGGTTCTTCGTGGACTTCCTGCGGCGCCAGGCCAAGACGAGGAGGCGGAGCCGCAAGTCGATGGTCGGAGGAAGAGGATGCTTCGGGATGAAGATGGACCGCATCGGCTCCATCAGCGGGCTGGGCTGTTAG